ACGACTCGAACTCGTTTGTCGCATCTCCAACAACTAGAGGCGGAATCTATTTATATTTTGAGAGAAGTGGCTGCCCAATTCGAAAGGCCAGCGCTTCTATTCTCTGGGGGGAAGGATTCGATCACATTAGTCCACCTTGCTCTGAAGGCATTTCGTCCGGGCAAGTTTCCTTTTCCTTTGGTTCATATAGATACCGGTCATAATTTTCCGGAAGCATTACAATTTCGTGATGATCTTGCAAATCGTATCGGAGAAAAATTAATCGTAAGATACGTACAGGATTCCATCGACCAAGGAAAGGCAGTCGAGGAGAAGGGAAAATTCCCAAGTAGGAATGCAATCCAAACCGTAACACTCTTAGATACGATCGCAGAGTTTAAATTCGATGCATGCATTGGCGGCGCGAGAAGAGACGAAGAAAAGGCTCGTGCGAAAGAAAGAGTATTCTCCGTAAGAGACGAATTCGGCAGTTGGGATCCTAAACTTCAAAGACCTGAACTCTGGAATATCTATAACGGAAAGATCCATGTGGGCGAGAACGTGCGAGTTTTCCCGATTAGCAACTGGACTGAATTAGATGTGTGGGAATATATCCGTAGCGAGAACATCCCTCTTCCTTCATTATATTTTTCTCATAAACGTCAGATCGTGTGGAGAGAGAACGTGGTCTTCCCGGTTTCTGAATTCGTTACCTTGGATTCTTCCGATAAGGTAGAAGAGAAAACGGTACGATTTAGGACGGTGGGAGACATGACTTGTACTGCTGCCGTAGAATCGGAAGCAAACTCTCTGGATGATATTATCCGAGAGATCCAAACTTCCAGAACTACGGAGAGAGGATCCAGATTGGATGATAAAAGATCCGAAGCTGCGATGGAAGAGCGTAAAAGAGGCGGTTATTTCTGATGGATTTATTGCGTTTTATCACTGCAGGAAGTGTAGACGACGGAAAGTCGACTCTTATCGGACGACTTCTTTATGATAGCAAGTCCGTATTCCAAGATCAATTGGAAGCGATCGAAAAAAGAGATCAGGTAAACGGCCAGATCAACTTAGCACTTCTTACTGACGGACTTAAGGCAGAAAGAGAGCAAGGGATTACGATCGACGTAGCTTATAAGTATTTCTCTACTCCAAAGAGAAAGTTTATCATCGCAGATGCACCTGGCCATATCCAGTATACTAGGAACATGGTGACCGGGGCATCTAACTCGGATTTAGCAATCATTCTGATCGATTCTCGCAAAGGAGTGATCGAGCAGACTTATAGACATTCTTATATCGCTTCTTTATTAAGAATTCCTCATGTGATCATCTGTGTAAATAAGATGGACTTGGTGGAATTCTCCCAAGAACGTTTTGAAGAGATCAAAAAGGATTATATCAATTTTGCTTCCGACTTGGATTTCAAAGGATTGGAATTTATTCCTATCTCCGCATTGAACGGAGACAATGTTGTGGACGCTTCTCCAAATATGCCTTGGTGGAAAGGAAAAACACTCTTAGGTTATTTAGAAGACTTAGAGTTGGAAGAAGACGAGAACAAGCACGATGCAAGATTTCCTGTGCAATATGTGATCCGTCCTCAAACGGAAGAACACCATGATTTCAGAGGATACGCAGGACAGGTTCGAAGCGGTGTATTTAAGAAGGGAGATGATATAGTCGTCCTTCCGAACGGTCACCGTTCCAAGATCAAATCCATTCTCACTCACGAAGGCGAGGTAGAAGAAGCATTCGCTCCTATGTCCGTGACCATTCTATTGGAAGACGAGATTGATATCAGTCGTGGAGACATGATCGTAACAGAGAAACATGTTCCGAATGTTTCTCAGGATATCGACGCGGATCTTTGCTGGATGGACGCGAGGGCTCTCGTTCCTGGAAATAAATATCTGTTTAGACAGACTACAGGCTCTGTCAAGGCCGCAGTGAGAGAGATTACTTTTAGGATAGATATTCAAACTCATCATAGACTGGATGCGTCACAACTCGCATTGAACGAGATCGGAAGGATCAAGATCCGTACTGCAAAGCCGATCGCATTCGACAATTACTCTGAGAA
Above is a window of Leptospira semungkisensis DNA encoding:
- the cysD gene encoding sulfate adenylyltransferase subunit CysD, translated to MTTRTRLSHLQQLEAESIYILREVAAQFERPALLFSGGKDSITLVHLALKAFRPGKFPFPLVHIDTGHNFPEALQFRDDLANRIGEKLIVRYVQDSIDQGKAVEEKGKFPSRNAIQTVTLLDTIAEFKFDACIGGARRDEEKARAKERVFSVRDEFGSWDPKLQRPELWNIYNGKIHVGENVRVFPISNWTELDVWEYIRSENIPLPSLYFSHKRQIVWRENVVFPVSEFVTLDSSDKVEEKTVRFRTVGDMTCTAAVESEANSLDDIIREIQTSRTTERGSRLDDKRSEAAMEERKRGGYF
- a CDS encoding sulfate adenylyltransferase subunit 1 — translated: MDLLRFITAGSVDDGKSTLIGRLLYDSKSVFQDQLEAIEKRDQVNGQINLALLTDGLKAEREQGITIDVAYKYFSTPKRKFIIADAPGHIQYTRNMVTGASNSDLAIILIDSRKGVIEQTYRHSYIASLLRIPHVIICVNKMDLVEFSQERFEEIKKDYINFASDLDFKGLEFIPISALNGDNVVDASPNMPWWKGKTLLGYLEDLELEEDENKHDARFPVQYVIRPQTEEHHDFRGYAGQVRSGVFKKGDDIVVLPNGHRSKIKSILTHEGEVEEAFAPMSVTILLEDEIDISRGDMIVTEKHVPNVSQDIDADLCWMDARALVPGNKYLFRQTTGSVKAAVREITFRIDIQTHHRLDASQLALNEIGRIKIRTAKPIAFDNYSENRGTGSFVLVDEGTNNTVGAGMITGSN